One genomic segment of Elgaria multicarinata webbii isolate HBS135686 ecotype San Diego chromosome 21, rElgMul1.1.pri, whole genome shotgun sequence includes these proteins:
- the LOC134411979 gene encoding unconventional myosin-Ie-like — protein MGSKERYHWQTQNVKQSGVDDMVLLSKISEDAIVENLKKRFMDDYIFTYIGPVLISVNPFKQLPYFTDREIDMYQGAAQYENPPHIYALADNMYRNMLIDGENQCVIISGESGAGKTVAAKYIMSYVSKVSGGGPKVQHVKDIILKSNPLLEAFGNAKTVRNNNSSRFGKYFEIQFSRGGEPDGGKISNFLLEKSRVVNQNPGERSFHIYYQLLEGASPEQREELGITTPDYYYYLNQSAAYKVDDMNDHQEFQETLAAMEVVGLSGEEQALVLQIVAGILHLGNITFRESGNYAVVESEDFLAFPSYLLAIDQQRLREKLTSRKMDSKWGGRQEVIDVTLNVEQASFTRDALAKALYTRLFDYLVDAVNKAIQKDHQEFSIGVLDIYGFEIFQKNGFEQFCINFVNEKLQQIFIELTLKAEQEEYVQEGIRWNPIDYFNNKVVCDLIENKVNPPGLMSILDDVCATMHAKGEGADHTLLQKLQTALGVHPHFNSWNKGFIIHHYAGKVSYDVEGFCERNRDVLFTDLIELMQSSEIPFIRDLFPESLNAEKKGRPTTAGSKIKKQANNLVDTLMKCTPHYIRCIKPNETKRPRDWEESRVKHQVEYLGLRENIRVRRAGYAYRRVFQKFLHRYAILTPETWPSWRGDEKQGVVHLMKSVNMDPDQYQLGRTKVFIKAPESLFLLEEMRERRYDGYARVIQKAWRKHVAVRKYIQMREEASNIVLNKKERRRNSINRNFVGDYIGLETRPELRRFVGRRERVDFADTVVKYDRRFKTVKRDLILTPKFLYLIGREKVKQGPDKGAIKEVLKRQIEVERVQSVSLSTLQDDFIIIHEPQYDSVLESVFKTELLSLLYKRYEEKTQKQLTVKFNNQLEFKVKKDGWGPWGAAGSRQIQFQICQGDLSLLRNNGKVLVVSIGPGLPRNARPTRKDTRKSRCLSGGTALGWNTPTSAGSKWDGRGGRGGTGTRPPFQHRHSMPRQASMEQPSLPRQGASPRAKALPVQLNLDFMNVPDQGVAGLQRRLSKEAKPIPGGGRAKPKPKPKPQPRLPQCRALYAYDAQDTDELSFNADDFIEIIKEDPSGWWQGRIRGKEGLFPGNYVQKI, from the exons GGCAGCAAAGAGCGTTACCACTGGCAGACCCAGAATGTCAAGCAGAGCGGGGTGGACGACATGGTCCTGCTCTCGAAAATCAGCGAGGACGCGATCGTCGAGAACCTCAAAAAACGGTTCATGGATGATTACATCTTT ACCTACATCGGCCCCGTCCTGATTTCCGTCAACCCCTTCAAACAGTTGCCGTACTTCACTGACCGCGAGATCGATATGTACCAGGGAGCG gcgcAGTACGAAAACCCTCCGCACATCTATGCGCTGGCCGATAACATGTACCGCAACATGCTGATTGACGGGGAGAACCAATGCGTCATTATCAG CGGGGAAAGCGGAGCTGGCAAGACGGTGGCAGCGAAATACATCATGAGCTACGTCTCCAAGGTCTCCGGCGGCGGTCCCAAAGTGCAG CATGTGAAGGACATCATCCTGAAGTCCAACCCGCTCCTGGAGGCGTTTGGAAATGCCAAAACCGTACGGAACAACAACTCTAGTCGCTTT GGCAAATATTTTGAGATCCAGTTCAGCCGCGGCGGGGAACCGGATGGAGGCAAGATCTCCAACTTCCTGCTGGAGAAATCCCGCGTGGTGAACCAGAATCCAGGAGAGAGGAGCTTCCATATCTACTACCAG CTGCTGGAAGGAGCCAGCCCGGAGCAGCGGGAGGAACTGGGCATCACGACTCCAGATTATTACTACTACCTCAACCAGTCGGCGGCCTACAAGGTGGACGACATGAATGACCATCAGGAATTCCAGGAGACTTTG gcaGCCATGGAGGTGGTGGGTCTCTCAGGAGAGGAGCAGGCCCTGGTGCTGCAAATCGTGGCCGGAATTCTACACTTAGGCAACATTACTTTCCGGGAGTCGGGCAACTATGCCGTGGTGGAAAGTGAGGACT TCCTGGCATTCCCGTCCTACCTCCTGGCCATCGACCAGCAGCGCCTCAGGGAGAAACTGACCAGCCGCAAGATGGACAGCAAGTGGGGCGGCCGGCAAGAGGTCATCGACGTGACGCTGAACGTGGAGCAGGCTAGCTTCACCCGCGACGCCCTCGCCAAGGCCCTCTACACCCGCCTCTTTGACTACCTGGTGGAC GCTGTGAACAAAGCCATACAAAAAGACCATCAGGAATTCAGCATCGGCGTTCTGGACATCTACGGCTTTGAGATCTTCCAG AAGAACGGGTTCGAACAGTTCTGCATCAACTTCGTGAACGAGAAGCTTCAGCAAATCTTCATTGAGCTGACGCTGAAGGCCGAACAG GAAGAATATGTCCAAGAGGGCATCCGGTGGAATCCCATTGACTACTTCAACAACAAAGTGGTGTGCGACCTCATTGAGAACAAAGTG aATCCTCCAGGGCTCATGAGCATCTTGGATGATGTGTGCGCCACCATGCACGCCAAGGGCGAAGGGGCTGACCACACCCTGCTGCAGAAACTTCAGACAGCGCTCGGCGTCCACCCCCACTTCAACAGCTGGAATAAAGGCTTCATCATCCATCATTACGCCGGCAAG GTTTCTTACGACGTGGAGGGCTTCTGCGAACGCAACCGTGACGTCCTTTTTACTGACCTCATTGAGCTGATGCAGAGCAGTGAGAT CCCTTTCATCCGTGACCTCTTCCCCGAAAGCCTCAACGCAGAGAAGAAAGGGCGTCCGACCACAGCTGGCAGCAAGATCAAG AAACAAGCCAACAACCTGGTCGACACGCTGATGAAATGCACCCCGCACTACATCCGATGCATCAAGCCCAACGAAACCAAGCGCCCCCGGGATTGGGAGGAGAGCAG GGTGAAGCACCAAGTGGAATACCTGGGCCTCCGGGAGAACATCCGGGTGCGGAGAGCCGGCTACGCTTATCGGCGGGTCTTCCAGAAATTCCTCCACAG GTACGCCATCCTGACCCCAGAGACGTGGCCCTCTTGGCGTGGGGATGAGAAGCAGGGCGTggtgcacctgatgaaatccgtCAACATGGACCCTGACCAGTACCAGCTGGGCCGGACGAAGGTCTTCATCAAAGCCCCCGAATCG CTTTTCCTCCTGGAGGAAATGAGGGAGCGGCGTTACGACGGCTACGCCCGCGTCATTCAAAAGGCCTGGCGCAAACACGTGGCGGTCCGGAAGTACATCCAGATGCGGGAAGAAG CCTCCAACATCGTCCTGAACAAGAAGGAACGGCGTCGGAACAGCATCAACCGCAACTTCGTAGGCGACTACATCGGCTTGGAGACCCGCCCCGAGCTGCGGCGTTTTGTGGGCCGTCGGGAACGCGTGGACTTCGCCGACACCGTTGTCAAGTACGACCGGCGGTTCAAG ACGGTGAAGCGAGACCTAATCCTGACCCCCAAATTCCTCTACCTGATCGGCCGCGAGAAAGTGAAGCAAGGGCCGGATAAAGGGGCCATCAAGGAAGTCCTGAAGAGGCAAATTGAGGTGGAGCGGGTCCAGTCGGTGTCTCTGAG caccttgCAGGATGACTTCattattattcatgagccccagTACGACAGCGTCCTGGAGTCCGTCTTCAAGACAGAGCTTTTGAGCTTGCTCTACAAGCGCTACGAGGAAAAGACCCAGAAGCAGCTGACAGTCAAGTTCAACAACCA GCTGGAATTCAAGGTGAAGAAGGACGGCTGGGGGCCGTGGGGTGCTGCTGGCTCCCGACAGATCCAGTTCCAGATCTGCCAAGGGGATCTGAGTCTACTCCGCAACAATGGCAAAGTGCTGGTGGTCAGCATTGGACCTGGCTTGCCCCGAAACGCCC GACCGACCCGGAAGGACACCAGGAAGAGCCGATGTCTGAGTGGGGGTACCGCCCTGGGGTGGAACACCCCCACCAGTGCAG GTTCGAAGTGGGACGGCCGTGGGGGCCGCGGGGGCACAGGGACGAGGCCCCCCTTCCAGCACCGCCACTCCATGCCCCGCCAGGCCAGCATGGAGCAGCCCAGCCTGCCCCGCCAGGGAGCCAGCCCCAGGGCTAAAGCCCTCCCCGTGCAGCTCAACTTGGATTTCATGAACGTCCCGGACCAAGGCGTCGCTGG